From Rutidosis leptorrhynchoides isolate AG116_Rl617_1_P2 chromosome 3, CSIRO_AGI_Rlap_v1, whole genome shotgun sequence, a single genomic window includes:
- the LOC139898640 gene encoding uncharacterized protein — protein sequence MPFSWKKSRCNRFHQLVTDHLQSPKHGGSLVVETGFPTSLIDLYVRNRSRFRKPAVNKQTEIDSPLSPVSSDSNNLSFSLTDHRETDEIIEEDVVAVANDIELDVDIENSSEVEVKRSVVMEKLNYVLVVLFMLVLALGNKKFTVGISVSAFVLLSIELIRKPLLSRRSSSISPNESSDCEIENVKSIKEDASDTVCSKEMEIEEEEEVESKQEVKSEKISDVLMNARRKSSRRAVMKSKIKKLVPKKLRKSSVNSKEDLSCEIREQKVMKRVQDVKPLVMSSECSDTKGKTLSILKQDNDEIVSLSSKIDCRNKDVGRRSQQNSGYLVLCLIVLVGLIEGRVLALVLALSWCLIMKRLQCRNMITICNKQVLPCW from the exons ATGCCGTTCAGTTGGAAGAAGTCTAGATGCAATCGGTTTCATCAATTAGTAACTGATCATCTTCAATCGCCTAAACATGGTGGCTCTTTGGTTGTAGAAACTGGTTTTCCGACTTCACTGATCGATTTATACGTCAGAAATCGCAGTCGGTTTCGTAAACCTGCCGTTAATAAACAGACGGAAATCGATTCGCCGTTATCACCGGTGTCATCGGATTCAAATAATTTGTCGTTTAGTCTAACTGATCATAGAGAAACAGATGAGATTATAGAAGAGGATGTTGTTGCTGTTGCAAATGACATTGAACTGGATGTCGATATTGAAAATTCGAGTGAAGTTGAAGTTAAAAGGAGTGTTGTAATGGAAAAGTTGAATTATGTATTGGTGGTTTTGTTTATGTTGGTTTTGGCTTTAGGAAATAAGAAATTTACAGTTGGGATTTCGGTTTCTGCTTTCGTTCTTTTATCGATTGAATTAATAAGGAAACCGTTGTTGTCGAGGAGGTCGAGTTCGATAAGTCCTAATGAATCTAGTGATTGCGAAATCGAAAATGTTAAAAGTATCAAGGAGGATGCAAGTGATACTGTTTGCAGTAAAGAAATGgagattgaagaagaagaagaagtagaatcAAAACAGGAAGTTAAATCAGAAAAAATAAGTGACGTTTTAATGAACGCTAGGCGTAAGAGTTCTCGTAGAGCTGTAATGAAATCGAAAATAAAGAAACTTGTACCTAAGAAACTAAGAAAATCATCTGTGAATTCGAAAGAGGATTTATCTTGCGAAATCAGGGAACAAAAAGTAATGAAACGTGTGCAGGATGTTAAACCGTTAGTTATGTCTAGTGAATGCTCAGATACGAAAGGTAAGACCTTGAGTATCTTGAAGCAAGATAATGACGAAATTGTATCTTTGTCGAGTAAAATTGATTGCAGGAACAAGGATGTAGGTAGGAGATCACAGCAGAATTCGGGGTATTTGGTTTTGTGCTTGATAGTTCTGGTTGGATTGATCGAAGGTCGAGTTTTGGCACTTGTACTTGCATTATCTTGGTGCTTGATTATGAAGAGATTACAATGTAGAAAT ATGATAACGATATGCAACAAACAAGTTTTGCCGTGTTGGTGA